A window from Fragaria vesca subsp. vesca linkage group LG5, FraVesHawaii_1.0, whole genome shotgun sequence encodes these proteins:
- the LOC101304780 gene encoding pectinesterase inhibitor-like — protein sequence MKMKMNLLNWSGIVLLVLIISWDQSPKFAYADLIEDTCNKTSYAKLCVSVLRSSPRSATADVKGLVQIAVEYLQAYVKDTLALSEKLFKEEKNPSVKGGLRLCVDQYALGLHRVGDTINFLNSGDYRNAHDIVLTVADDASTCNDAGTGTLLKDRNSQVTNSTRLAMEMIQILG from the coding sequence ATGAAGATGAAGATGAATTTACTCAACTGGTCTGGAATAGTATTACTCGTGCTTATCATCAGCTGGGATCAGTCCCCAAAGTTTGCTTATGCTGATCTAATAGAAGATACATGTAACAAAACATCTTACGCCAAACTTTGTGTCTCAGTTTTAAGATCTAGTCCTCGTAGTGCTACTGCAGATGTGAAAGGGCTGGTTCAGATAGCGGTCGAATACTTGCAAGCGTACGTGAAAGACACACTTGCCCTATCAGAGAAGTTATTTAAGGAGGAAAAGAATCCATCTGTAAAAGGTGGCCTTAGACTTTGCGTTGATCAATATGCTTTGGGACTCCACCGCGTCGGCGACACCATCAACTTCTTAAACTCAGGTGATTATCGCAATGCACATGATATTGTTTTGACTGTAGCTGACGATGCGAGTACCTGTAATGACGCCGGTACAGGAACGCTGTTGAAGGATAGAAACAGTCAAGTAACCAACTCAACAAGACTGGCAATGGAGATGATTCAAATTCTTGGTTGA
- the LOC101305083 gene encoding cullin-1-like, which translates to MMIHKHIEFERDWESITKGITKLKQMNDEGSEPQLTAEHYMTLYTVVYNMCTHKCDLSRPCNQYASQQLYQKFKETCEEFYREMNVEHHVSMNQSEDFILQDVIKRWRSYKVIAQRLLLIFQYLDRYFVKSRSLPKLNEVVEHYNFSDLVYGKVSSYAPRDAIISLIDKERKGEKINKELVKNVISIFVEIGIEQMDVYEKDFEASMLKATGEYYSRLALSWSLKDYSDTDYVLKVEECLRLERDMASHYLHPSSEQKLVLKVQHELFKPLAEKFKQKVISEGKILVQDAVENNAKSSKGAGMPEHVLVRNLIKLHDKSMAYINDCFKNYCPFHKALKEAFMVFCNKSVGGSSSAELLAQFCDNLLKKGGSLMSDQEIEQTLEKVVKMLLPYLSDKDLFAEFYRKRLAHRLLFDRCRSKDHEVRVLIQMKQQFGAPFTSKMECMVTDLTLSEDIQMRFQEHLQSNSPNVNHLGMELTVTVLTNGFWPSYKSSDVYLPEEMVRCVEVFKGFYETNTKHRKLTWVYSLGSCNVVGKFEAKQVELVLQTYQAALLLLFNTADKLSYSEIATRLNLNHEDLVRILHSLSCAQYKILSKTPDTKTISPNDDFEFNSKFTHRIRKIKIPLPPAVAEERKEVTSNVSKDRKYAIDAAIVRIMKSRKVLDYQQLVADCVERLKHIFKPDIRLIMMRIEDLISRDYLERDKENLNLLKYLV; encoded by the exons ATGATGATACACAAACATATCGAGTTTGAAAGAGATTGGGAATCGATAACGAAGGGGATAACAAAGCTGAAACAGATGAATGACGAAGGATCAGAGCCTCAACTCACAGCAGAACACTACATGACGCTGTACACGGTTGTCTATAACATGTGTACGCATAAGTGCGACTTGTCGAGACCATGTAATCAGTATGCATCTCAACAGCTCTATCAAAAATTCAAGGAAACATGTGAAGAATTTTACAGAGAGATGAATGTAGAACACCATGTTTCAATGAATCAGTCTGAAGATTTTATTTTGCAGGATGTTATCAAAAGATGGCGAAGCTATAAAGTTATAGCTCAGCGGTTGCTACTTATCTTTCAGTATCTTGATCGCTACTTCGTAAAGAGTAGGTCACTTCCTAAGCTAAACGAAGTAGTTGAACATTACAACTTTAGTGATTTGGTTTATGGGAAGGTAAGTTCTTATGCCCCCAGAGATGCTATAATTAGTCTTATTGATAAAGAGCGAAAGGGAGAGAAGATTAATAAAGAGCTAGTAAAGAATGTGATAAGTATATTTGTGGAAATTGGAATTGAACAAATGGATGTTTATGAAAAGGACTTTGAAGCATCCATGCTAAAAGCTACCGGAGAATACTATTCTCGTCTAGCATTGAGTTGGAGTTTAAAGGACTATTCTGATACAGATTATGTGTTGAAGGTTGAGGAATGCTTGCGATTAGAGAGAGATATGGCTTCACATTACTTGCATCCGAGTAGTGAGCAGAAGCTGGTGTTGAAAGTGCAACATGAGCTGTTTAAACCTCTTGCTGAAAAGTTCAAACAGAAAGTTATTAGTGAGGGTAAAATTTTGGTTCAAGATGCTGTAGAAAACAATGCTAAATCTTCCAAAGGGGCTGGAATGCCGGAACATGTCCTTGTCAGAAATTTAATCAAGCTGCATGATAAATCTATGGCGTATATCAATGACTGCTTCAAAAACTACTGCCCCTTCCACAAGGCTTTGAAGGAAGCCTTTATGGTATTTTGCAATAAATCAGTTGGAGGAAGCTCAAGTGCGGAACTACTTGCACAATTCTGTGACAATCTCCTAAAAAAGGGAGGGAGTTTGATGAGTGACCAGGAAATAGAACAAACCCTTGAGAAGGTTGTTAAGATGTTACTTCCTTATCTTAGTGACAAAGACCTTTTTGCAGAATTCTACAGGAAAAGACTTGCTCATCGTCTCTTGTTTGATCGTTGTCGTAGCAAGGACCATGAAGTGAGAGTTTTGATACAGATGAAACAACAATTTGGTGCACCTTTCACCTCAAAGATGGAGTGTATGGTCACGGATTTGACATTGTCCGAGGACATTCAGATGAGGTTTCAGGAACATCTACAGAGTAATAGTCCTAATGTAAATCATCTGGGGATGGAGTTGACAGTGACTGTTCTTACTAATGGTTTCTGGCCAAGTTATAAATCATCTGATGTTTATCTTCCTGAAGAGATGGTGAGATGTGTTGAAGTTTTCAAAGGGTTCTATGAAACAAACACGAAGCACAGAAAGCTTACATGGGTTTACTCATTGGGATCGTGCAACGTTGTAGGGAAGTTTGAGGCAAAACAAGTTGAATTGGTTCTCCAAACCTATCAGGCTGCTCTACTTCTACTCTTCAATACTGCAGATAAATTGAGCTATTCAGAAATAGCAACTCGGTTAAACCTTAACCATGAGGACTTGGTTAGAATTCTTCATTCACTTTCATGTGCTCAGTACAAGATTCTTAGTAAGACTCCAGATACAAAGACCATCTCACCGAATGACGACTTCGAGTTCAATTCCAAGTTCACACACAGAATAAGAAAGATCAAGATCCCTCTCCCACCAGCGGTGGCGGAAGAAAGAAAAGAAGTAACCAGCAATGTCAGCAAAGACAGGAAATACGCTATTGATGCTGCAATTGTCCGAATTATGAAGAGCCGGAAAGTTTTGGATTATCAACAATTGGTAGCAGACTGTGTTGAGCGGTTGAAACATATATTCAAGCCAGACATTAG GCTAATTATGATGCGAATTGAAGATCTTATAAGTCGTGATTACTTGGAGAGGGACAAGGAAAACTTGAACTTATTGAAGTATCTTGTGTGA